A portion of the Lolium rigidum isolate FL_2022 chromosome 1, APGP_CSIRO_Lrig_0.1, whole genome shotgun sequence genome contains these proteins:
- the LOC124650377 gene encoding histidine-containing phosphotransfer protein 1-like, which produces MAATMKLSTLGYAASMLSTGLFDEQFQKLLLLQNNSDPNFVTETITMFCEDGEQTIGELTKQLGKQCVNFDEVAAFVHKLEGCSASVGAKRVKNTCIQFLEFCKEKSRDGCLKTLDTLRVVFYEVSGKFKDMLQLEQQQAEATK; this is translated from the exons ATGGCAGCCACGATGAAGCTCAGCACCCTTGGTTATGCAGCCAGCATGTTAAGCACG GGTTTGTTCGATGAGCAGTTCCAGAAGTTGCTTCTTCTCCAGAACAATAGCGACCCGAACTTCGTTACCGAGACCATAACCATGTTCTGCGAGGACGGCGAGCAGACCATTGGCGAGCTCACCAAGCAGCT GGGCAAGCAATGCGTGAACTTCGACGAGGTAGCTGCTTTTGTGCATAAGCTTGAGGGCTGCAGTGCAAG TGTTGGTGCTAAGAGAGTGAAGAATACGTGCATTCAGTTCCTTGAGTTTTGCAAGGAGAAGAGCAGAGATGG GTGCCTGAAGACACTGGATACCCTGAGGGTTGTTTTCTATGAAGTGAGCGGCAAGTTTAAGGATATGCTTCAG CTGGAGCAGCAGCAAGCTGAAGCAACAAAGTGA